The following proteins are encoded in a genomic region of Takifugu rubripes chromosome 9, fTakRub1.2, whole genome shotgun sequence:
- the LOC115251132 gene encoding protein spire homolog 2-like: MARSTKRTAEDGDPRITVPTDRVESRDLSEPRELSLEEVLESYEQPINEEQAWAVCYQCCSGLRVPRPPTAGVSPVKGPSSILLHRDGTVALRTRNSVVFQSSG, encoded by the exons ATGGCCAGATCCACCAAGCGAACCGCCGAGGATGGAGACCCACGGATAACCGTTCCCACGGACCGCGTCGAGTCGCGGGACCTGTCCGAGCCCCGGGAActgtctctggaggaggtgctggagtccTATGAGCAGCCCATCAACGAGGAGCAGGCATGGGCGGTGTGCTACCAGTGCTGCAGCGGGCTCCGGGTGCCCCGCCCGCCAACGGCAGGAGTCAGCCCGGTAAAGGGTCCATCTTCCATCCTCCTGCACCGGGACGGAACCGTGGCCCTGCGGACGCGCAACAGCG ttgttttccagagctctggatga